AAGGAAAATCATTAGGATAATAATATCACCAAAAAGCCGAATTATCGCTTTTTATGTGATTCACAAGATAAAATCACTATGAGTACTGGATTTCATCAAAGTCAAAGCCAAGGTTGAGGATCTTATTATGTGCTGCTTTATCCACTGGCGATCCCCGTTTTTTTCTAAATGCCAAGTTAAAAATTACTGCTTTTGCTGCATCCCAAGTTTTACACGGTGCTAACCATAATATCATCCTGAAACGAAGACCTTTTGCACCTTACAAACACTCTTTCCTTACAGGAGAGAGTTGAAGCTGCGGCTTTGTTTTCATCTAAGGAAGCTGAAGAGGAGGTTGAGGAGATTCAAAAAGGGTCAGATGCTACCGAAGAACCACAGACTTTAAAAGTGGTGGCCCTAACAGAAGAGCTAAGTTTAGCAATCAATGTTCGACTATCTATGTAATGTTGGATTAagcttgaaaaaaaaaagaaacatgagAAATAAGTTGGATTAAGCttggaaaaaaaaggaaacatgaGAAATAAGTTAACTCCTAATCCTACCTGAGTTATGGTTTAAAGGATTAGGAAAATATCAAATATGAGTTTAGGTAATTTGAGTTATATATAAGGAGATGTATGTGTGTTGCATAACTTAGTGAGTTTCGTGACTGTGTGAGAGCTTAAAGTTTTTGAGTGAGTTTTTCTTAAGAGATTGATAAGagagttatttttattattgggTTTTATACAATTCGAGATTATATATACCTTCATCTGGTGTTATTGACGGTTCTGATCCCATGGAGGTAAAGTTCACATTATGAAATTTCTCTCTTCTACTTTAGCTTAGACAAGCGTTTTTAGGATTGAGATCTAAGTAGACCATTTTGGAATTTGGAACTTGGAAATAGTATTGGGCAAAGTATTAAAGTTGATGCTTATTGTGCGGTAAAAGTCCTGAAAGACTATTTGATTGGTTTCCTTGACAGGTTGATGATGATTACTCTGTGGAAAACGATCCGTAAGTGTCTTCCACGTTATCTAGGGTTTAGCTTCAATTGTTTGAGGGAGTCttgattgaattttttttttttttttttgtgaatgaAGGATATATCACCCCGAGCTGATGATGATCGATTCACAAGGAGACTCTTCCGTGAGTGATCGTCCATTTGATGTAAGTCTTTAAGCTaaattcaatttgtttttttctattgatttagaAACCTAAATTTGATATCTTTTTCCTTAATTAGGGCTTTGGTGATTTACCCATGTCTGACACAAAGTTGATGCACTTTAACTATGAGTACCATGTTCCTGGTTATCGAAATCGTACCTTGGTCTATCGTTATGCCGAGTTGGGGATTCATCGTTACAATCTGTTGAAGgtaataatcatattttaaatctttttccactcttttttttatcagtttattattttctcatattttgagattatattttttcagGGTACTGACTGGATACTCTTTAACTTAAAAAGTTTCAACAAAGGAACAAATCCTTGTGCTGCCCCCTACTTTCTTACCATGGAAGCATTTGATCCAGTTTCTTGGCAGTTACAACCATTCCAGGCTCTAGTCTGTGAAAAAGCTCTTGGTGTTTTAGATATCTCGGTCGACATAGCTAGACCTCGAGATTTAGAAGAGCCGCCTCCACTTTGCGAACAAGGCTGCGAACTTAGTTTACCTTTGCCTCTCTGGCCCTCCTCAGAGATGATAACTGATACTCAGCATTTTTACATggtaaaaacaatttattaacaCCTATTATACAATTCTGTTTTCCTCTATTTTTTTTCATTGGGGTTTCTTTTGTAGTTGGAGGAACATGAGCTCCGAAACACTCCTTGGGTTCGTTTGTATCTGGATCTTGTACATTGTACCTCGAGTAGGGGTATGTCTGAGgtaagtttttgttttcttttttcttatttgcaaTGTTGTTTGCTTAATTACCTATCTGATGATCATGAAACTTAACTATTtttgtatgtgttttttttttggcagagtCAGCTCTCGGATTTCCATATTCTCCAAGTGACTATTGGAAGTCTCGATGATGCAGAGCCACCGAGAATCAACTCCACAAACGCTGTCGTTTACATTGTCTACAGAGACTTGGTCAAGTTTCGGGGTGGTAAGCCTTCTGAGCTTAGAGCAATCATTAGACGTGTGTACGACGAGTCTACGAGGTCATTGAGTATCCAGGGTAAGAACTGGAACCCTtctgagaagaaagaaaagaagagagagaagaagaaaaataagagaTTTGCACCTCTCAAGAAACGTTTAGGTGTTTGGGGAGCCTGGCGTTTGAGGCTCGATGTCTACAGGAAACGAACGCGCACTCGTTGATCAGAGTGATTTATCCGAATACTACTACTATGTTATTATGTGTTTTTTGTGTGTTAAGTGGATTAGTCTTTGCATGTTGTTTAGTTCAgcatttatactttttttttcttacaaaaaattGACTTTGTTATGCATTCATCTATTTTGTCATACTGTGTCTGCAATTTGATAAAAAGACTATAATGATTGGTGACCCggcattctttttcttttagagGAACATTGGGTTTCAGATGTGTATCATTGAATGTATCAAAAAGATCTCTGCACACTGATGCGTAAAGTGGTACGATGAGATTTAAGACATCTCTTTACATGATATCAATCATTCTTCAGATCATGTGGTTACTCTTCAGATTGGATTGCCTAACTCGGTGGATGATGATTCGAACACAACTTCTGATCATCATCAGAAAGTAGGTGTCCTGTCCTGTGGTTTTTCTACTCTATGGCAGGTTGAGGGTGTTCTGTTTGAACCTGTTAGAAAAACCCAAGATGCCATGTTCTTTTTTAAGTCACCTGATGGGACGTGGATGCCATGTGCCCCTAAACAGTCTGGTGTCTTTCATTCAGATTACAATGCAGGATTTAGCAGAAAAAGGGCTCGCCCAAAAGGTATGTATGCATTTGGTCTGTTTAATATCCATCATGGTATCATGTTtaaattgttacttttataaATGATCTGTTTAATATCCATCATGGTATCATGTTTTTGTTGTTACTTTATAAAGTTTAACCTTAACCCACCTCCTCTAAAAGGCTTCTTTGTATCTCGCTGAGAGTTCATGATGTACCAACttctcaatctttttttttcaatttctcCATTCAGAGAACTACGTCTCTTGCGAGTCTCAGATCAGTTGACAGTAATTCCATGTCTATCAAGTCATATACTTGGAGTGGTTTAGGGGAAAGCGTATCCGAAAATGCTCAAAATATAGGAAGCCAGCAGCAAGATAAAACATCTGCTCCTGTTCCTTTAGTAACAGAGTCTACCAAGGCTCCTCTATTGATTTGTTTCTTAGAATTGGGAACTTGAAGACGGTGTAGGTTAAAGGTATTACAGTTGCTGTTTATTGTTCGTGAAGTCCTGAAGAAATTAGAATGAGTGACTGTTCGATTGGTTTGCTTGACTGGTTGGTTAATGCTGCTGTTTGATAATGCACAAAGAATTTCGAAATGCTCTTTTTCGTGTGATAGTTTCATCTCAGTTTTATGTTAGCGTCTTGTCGATCAGTGTATCCATTTACTGAGAAATGGTAAGAAAtctaagagagagagatgaatgTAAACCTTCTGACTAAACACAATTCAATTCACACCAcatgttaaaaagaaaataaagatgaagaagagtgCATGCAAAGACATGCACTGAGCTAGCCAATGTTTCTGTAGCTCTTATTTATTTTCACTTTCACACCAGTAACTCTTTGCTTTTGCTTCCATAGCTTCACAATAATTCACAAATATGGTTCTGATATCCCTTTGGTATATGTACATGTTTCCTGAGAAATGAATATGATTGGATAACTCGGTTAGATAGACTGACTATTTGTGTACCAGAAATAGAAAATAGGATGCTGTAGACGGACTCTGACATTGATAAAAAATATGGAGATGTTAAGGAAAAAACTATTGTTTCCACATGAAAACAGAGCATGTGGATTGATAAGATTAATGACAGTTACGAAGGGTGAACAGTCAACTGAAAGCGTCTGACATAGTCAGCAAGAAGATAAGAGTTCTACCTGGTTATTCGGAAGAATCCCCTTTAGGTTTAATAACCACAACAGGGCAGTGCACATGGTTGGTGCAGTAGTTGCTTACACTTCCCAAAAACATCCTGTTGAAAGAAACAGAAACTATGGATTAAACAACACACACCAATATGGATTTCAAAACGAGGAAAGACAGTATTTGCTGGATGATGGGGAAAGAATGCTCTCTAAAGTACAAGTTAACTTTTGTAACCATGCCAAAGAAGCTTAATGATTGATATTATCTCAGTTCTTCCGCTAGCAGAACAATGCTTAATGTTAGTTGTTCCATTTCTCTCAACATTGATGTTTACTTGCTACTTTTTCTGCATAGTAGATCAAACATGTTGCAAAAGATAATATAGCTCCTACCAACAAATAACCAGTAAGTAGCAACTTTAAACCGCGTCTAGTTTAGCAGGATATTTTCCTAACTACTTGGCCAAGCAAAGATGTCAAGAGACAAGTCATTCAGCATAGCAACCAAGGATCAAACgccttgaatttttttatttgtactgtAGTACCTCTTAATGCGGCCATGAGCCCGAGAGCCGATGACAAGCAGATCTGCGTGCAAATTCTCAACAGTCTCGCATATCTTATACTTTGGATCACCAACCACCACTTGCGTTTTCACATTCACCTGAGAGTATATCATCACAACTTTCCTCATCAATCAGCATCATCTAACATATACACAAGTAACATATTTCACATGTACTCACCGGTCTATCTGCAAAAATCAGACGAGCGTGATCCATGATGGTGTCTGTGATCCGTTTCTGGTGTTGTTCGATCGCAGAGGTGAAAGCAGGAACCTCTAGACCACCTTCATcgcaatgtttttttttccagagTCAACTcaacaaacacaaatataaagatcacatatTATACAGTCACAACAAGCTCAGTATCATTAGTAAGGAGACTTAACTGGGACCACCGAAAGGGATGGTTCCGGGGCTAACGCCTGCGGCGACAGAAGGCGAAGGCTGGACATGGAGGACGACGAATGATGAATCGGGAGAAGGCGATGAGAGCTTGAGGTTGTCCAATGCCCACCTCAGAGCTTCCATGCTCACCTCGCTTCCATCTACCGCCACGACAACGCAAGTCAAGCTTCCCGACATCTCCATGACTTCTTGAAAAAGAAACTCAATTTTCTCTTCTCTGTTCCAAATTATGTTTCAGTTTGTATGATTCAAAGATGTTGTCCACGTCTCCACTTTTTTAAAATGAGTTCACGGCGAATACAAAGGGGTATATCTGTCATTTCACAAGGAATAGTTGTTAATAAGCGATATAAACATACATACGCGCGTGGAGTACAGACGCGGTACCATTCTTTGTTTGAGTTGTTTTATTTTCGcgtctctctctatctctcactCGACCTTTCGATCCCCGATCGCGATCTCCGATCTCCGGCTTGGATTGTCCTGTTTCTCCCCGGCGAGGCTTCCTCGTAGCGATGAAGAAAAAAAGCCTTGACGTCTTCGATTTCAGCGAAGAGGACGAGCTCGCCGAGTCCGCTTCTGGAAAGCTGTTGGAGAAATTCGCAAACCCTAGCCCGTCCATTTCTCCGGTTCTCCAACGCCAACGGATCCAAAGCTGTAAGTTTCTCCCCTCCTTCCTTCTTCCTTAAGCTCCACACGGTGATAATATATCGAGATTTCCCCAGCGGAGACGAGCTAAGCTTACCTGAGAATGATTTTTAaactgttttagttttttttttttgcaatctAGTGTACAATTGAGTGAACGTTGCTTTGTTTCTAGAGTATGTGAGAGAGATAGTGATGCTAATGCTGGTGTGATTCTACGATTTTTTGGTGAACAGTATAATGATCTTTGACCTAGGACACTGTTTGGTTGGGTACATGTTTGTATCGTATGTGAATGCTAATGAACATGGTTAATTGCTTTCAGTGTGCCAAGACAAACCTGATCAGAAAGAAGAAGTGGAGGAAGGTGCAAGTTGTGCAGAGGCTGCTACTGCTGTAGTCGATGGTCATTGTGAAGATGCTCCTGCTTTAGTAACAGAAGCTGAGGATTCTACTAGAGACCATTTGATCGAGTCGGATGTAGATCATGTTAATCATGGATTGGCGTTTGGTTTGAGTAACGATGATCATGCAAAAGAAGCAGGTGTAGATGATGATAATCATGGATTGATGTTTGGTTTGAACACTGAAGAACATATTAAAGAAACTGAAGATCATGGACTGGGAAGTTTCTCTTGCCAGCCAAGCGCGGAAAGTTTTTACCCCGAAGCTTCATCTTATAGTCAACCCCAGCTGAACTCCCCCCTTTCAGACTCTTCTTCGTCCAGTGTATGTAAATATATCTtgtattgcttttttttttatttgtatgcGAGAAAGCCTTCAAAATTTTAGATTGCAGTTTTAACCTATTTCATATTTGCAGGAGGAGGAGCAAACTGATATGATGTCAGCTATTGATGAAAGTTTGAGTGATCGATCCGCATTGAGTGACGATTCTGATTCGGAAGGTGATGAAGGTACATGTTACAGGCTTTTCATTCTATTTACTTAAATGAATGCCTTGATTACCCTCCGACGTCTAACTTGATGCTGATTTCAATGTTATATCGGCTGACAGATTGGATGGCTGAACGTTGCTTGGATGATATTGAAAAGGTAACGAGTTTCTTGTTTCTTGAGCAATCGCTTTAAAATTTCTGCCAGAAGTTTTCAAGCCTTAAGGCCATGGTCGTGGTTGCAAAaagataaaattgatttttttttttttgcgtcgTTCAACCCCTATATGGCGTGATACtaatttgtgttatttttttttgtggttgaGTTTTGCTTGTTTTACTGCGTTTTTCTTCAGCCTGGTTAAGAATCTCTTCATGCATGGTTCTATGATTCTTGCATCTGTGTTCGTTCATAATTCAGATTGTGGTTTATATGTGATCGTCTTTCTTTAGTtcagtttttaaatattcaCTTTGTTGTTAGTGAGGTTCTAAGATTTCATGACAACGCTTATAACACGATCTGGAATATGGCTATTCTTCTTTGCAACGTTTCTAATGGGGCTATTTGATAGATTattggttatatttttttagtagttATGGATATTTTTAATAGTGCTTGAATATACAATGTAAGATTTACAGATTGTCAAGTGACGCTATCTATTTTGCAGATCGACAGAAGCACGACTGTTATCATGATTCCAGAGTATGTTGTACTTAAGGATATGCCTTCTGCTGCATCTCTGGTCATCTTTTCCTGCAATGATATCAATCATTCTTCAGATCATGTGGTTACTCTTCAGATTGGATTGCCTAACTCGGTGGATGATGATTCGAACACAACTTCTGATCATCATCAGAAAGTAGGTGTCCTGTCCTGTGGTTTTTCTACTCTATGGCAGGTTGAGGATGTTCTGTTTGAACCTGTTAGAAAAACCCAAGATGCCATGTTCTTTTTTAAGTCACCTGATGGGACGTGGATGCCATGTGCCCCTAAACAGTCTGGTGTCTTTCATTCAGATTACAATGCAGGATTTAGCAGAAAAAGGGCTCGACCAAAAGGTATGTATGCATTTGGTCTGTTTAATATCCATCATGGTATCATGTTtaaattgttacttttataaATGATCTGTTTAATATCCATCATGGTATCATGTTTTTGTTGTTACTTTATAAAGTTTAACCTTAACCCACCTCCTCTAAAAGGCTTCTTTGTATCTCGCTGAGAGTTCATGATGTACCAACttctcaatcttttttttttcaatttcccCATTCAGAGAACTACGTCTCTTGCGAGTCTCAGATCAGTTGACAGTAATTCCATGTCTATCAAGTCATATACTTGGAGTGGTTTAGGGGAAAGCGTATCCGAAAATGCTCAAAATATAGGAAGCCAGCAGCAAGATAAAACATCTGCTCCTGTTCCTTTAGTAACAGAGTCTACCAAGGCTCCTCTATTGATTTGTTTCTTAGAATTGGGAACTTGAAGACGGTGTAGGTTAAAGGTATTACAGTTGCTGTTTATTGTTCGTGAAGTCCTGAAGAAATTAGAATGAGTGACTGTTCGATTGGTTTGCTTGACTGGTTGGTTAATGCTGCTGTTTGATAATGCACAAAGAATTTCGAAATGCTCTTTTTCGTGTGATAGTTTCATCTCAGTTTTATGTTAGCGTCTTGTCGATCAGTGTATCCATTTACTGAGAAATGGTAAGAAAtctaagagagagagatgaatgTAAACCTTCTGACTAAACACAATTCAATTCACACCAcatgttaaaaagaaaataaagatgaagaagagtgCATGCAAAGACATGCACTGAGCTAGCCAATGTTTCTGTAGCTCTTATTTATTTTCACTTTCACACCAGTAACTCTTTGCTTTTGCTTCCATAGCTTCACAATAATTCACAAATATGGTTCTGATATCCCTTTGGTATATGTACATGTTTCCTGAGAAATGAATATGATTGGATAACTCGGTTAGATAGACTGACTATTTGTGTACCAGAAATAGAAAATAGGATGCTGTAGACGGACTCTGACATTGATAAAAAATATGGAGATGTTAAGGAAAAAACTATTGTTTCCACATGAAAACAGAGCATGTGGATTGATAAGATTAATGACAGTTACGAAGGGTGAACAGTCAACTGAAAGCGTCTGACATAGTCAGCAAGAAGATAAGTTCTACCTGGTTATTCGGAAGAATCCCCTTTAGGTTTAATAACCACAACAGGGCAGTGCACATGGTTGGTGCAGTAGTTGCTTACACTTCCCAAAAACATCCTGTTGAAAGAAACAGAAACTATGGATTAAACAACACACACCAATATGGATTTCAAAACGAGGAAAGACAGTATTTGCTGGATGATGGGGAAAGAATGCTCTCTAAAGTACAAGTTAACTTTTGTAACCATGCCAAAGAAGCTTAATGATTGATATTATCTCAGTTCTTCCGCTAGCAGAACAATGCTTAATGTTAGTTGTTCCATTTCTCTCAACATTGATGTTTACTTGCTACTTTTTCTGCATAGTAGATCAAACATGTTGCAAAAGATAATATAGCTCCTACCAACAAATAACCAGTAAGTAGCAACTTTAAACCGCGTCTAGTTTAGCAGGATATTTTCCTAACTACTTGGCCAAGCAAAGATGTCAAGAGACAAGTCATTCAGCATAGCAACCAAGATCAAACgccttgaatttttttatttgtactgtAGTACCTCTTAATGCGGCCATGAGCCCGAGAGCCGATGACAAGCAGATCTGCGTGCAAATTCTCAACAGTCTCGCATATCTTATACTTTGGATCACCAACCACCACTTGCGTTTTCACATTCACCTGAGAGTATATCATCACAACTTTCCTCATCAATCAGCATCATCTAACATATACACAAGTAACATATTTCACATGTACTCACCGGTATATCTGCAAAAATCAGACGAGCGTGATCCATGATGGTGTCTGTGATCCGTTTCTGGTGTTGTTCGATCGCAGAGGTGAAAGCAGGAACCTCTAGACCACCTTCATcgcaatgtttttttttccagagTCAACTcaacaaacacaaatataaagatcacatatTATACAGTCATCACAAGCTCAGTATCATTAGTAAGGAGACTTAACTGGGACCACCGAAAGGGATGGTTCCGGGGCTAACGCCTGCGGCGACAGAAGGCGAAGGCTGGACATGGAGGACGACGAATGATGAATCGGGAGAAGGCGATGAGAGCTTGAGGTTGTCCAGTGCCCACCTCAGAGCTTCCATGCTCACCTCGCTTCCATCTACCGCCACGACAACGCAAGTCAAGCTTCCCGACATCTCCATGACTTCTTGAAAAAGAAACTCAATTTTCTCTTCTCTGTTCCAAATTATGTTTCAGTTTGTATGATTCAAAGATGTTGTCCACGTCTCCACTTTTTTAAAATGAGTTCACGGCGAATACAAAGGGGTATATCTGTCATTTCACAAGGATAGTTGTTAATAAGCGATATAAACATACATACGCGCGTGGAGTACAGACGCGGTACCATTCGTGGTTTTGACTTGTTTCGTTTTAgcgtctctctctctatctctcactCGACCTTTCGATTCCCCGATCGCGATCTCCGATCTCCGGCTTGGATTGTCCTGTTTCTCCCCGGCGAGGCTTCCTCGTAGCGATGAAGAAAAAAAGCCTTGACGTCTTCGATTTCAGCGAAGAGGACGAGCTCGCCGAGTCCGCTTCTGGAAAGCTGTTGGAGAAATTCGCAAACCCTAGCCCGTCCATTTCTCCGGTTCTCCAACGCCAACGGATCCAAAGCTGTAAGTTTCTCCCCTCCTTCCTTCTTCCTTAAGCTCCACACGGTGATAATATATCGAGATTTCCCCAGCGGAGACGAGCTAAGCTTACCTGAGAATGATTTTTAaactgttttagttttttttttttgcaatctAGTGTACAATTGAGTGAACGTTGCTTTGTTTCTAGAGTATGTGAGAGAGATAGTGATGCTAATGCTGGTGTGATTCTACGATTTTTTGGTGAACAGTATAATGATCTTTGACCTAGGACACTGTTTGGTTGGGTACATGTTTGTATCGTATGTGAATGCTAATGAACATGGTTAATTGCTTTCAGTGTGCCAAGACAAACCTGATCAGAAAGAAGAAGTGGAGGAAGGTGCAAGTTGTGCAGAGGCTGCTACTGCTGTAGTCGATGGTCATTGTGAAGATGCTCCTGCTTTAGTAACAGAAGCTGAGGATTCTACTAGAGACCATTTGATCGAGTCGGATGTAGATCATGTTAATCATGGATTGGCGTTTGGTTTGAGTAACGATGATCATGCAAAAGAAGCAGGTGTAGATGATGATAATCATGGATTGATGTTTGGTTTGAACACTGAAGAACATATTAAAGAAACTGAAGATCATGGACTGGGAAGTTTCTCTTGCCAGCCAAGCGCGGAAAGTTTTTACCCCGAAGCTTC
The Raphanus sativus cultivar WK10039 chromosome 1, ASM80110v3, whole genome shotgun sequence DNA segment above includes these coding regions:
- the LOC130495402 gene encoding probable ubiquitin-like-specific protease 2B, which codes for MKKKSLDVFDFSEEDELAESASGKLLEKFANPSPSISPVLQRQRIQSLCQDKPDQKEEVEEGASCAEAATAVVDGHCEDAPALVTEAEDSTRDHLIESDVDHVNHGLAFGLSNDDHAKEAGVDDDNHGLMFGLNTEEHIKETEDHGLGSFSCQPSAESFYPEASSYSQPQLNSPLSDSSSSSEEEQTDMMSAIDESLSDRSALSDDSDSEGDEDWMAERCLDDIEKIDRSTTVIMIPEYVVLKDMPSAASLVIFSCNDINHSSDHVVTLRLDCLTRWMMIRTQLLIIIRK
- the LOC108839092 gene encoding UPF0725 protein EMB2204-like encodes the protein MEVDDDYSVENDPIYHPELMMIDSQGDSSVSDRPFDGFGDLPMSDTKLMHFNYEYHVPGYRNRTLVYRYAELGIHRYNLLKGTDWILFNLKSFNKGTNPCAAPYFLTMEAFDPVSWQLQPFQALVCEKALGVLDISVDIARPRDLEEPPPLCEQGCELSLPLPLWPSSEMITDTQHFYMLEEHELRNTPWVRLYLDLVHCTSSRGMSESQLSDFHILQVTIGSLDDAEPPRINSTNAVVYIVYRDLVKFRGGKPSELRAIIRRVYDESTRSLSIQGKNWNPSEKKEKKREKKKNKRFAPLKKRLGVWGAWRLRLDVYRKRTRTR
- the LOC108846848 gene encoding universal stress protein PHOS34 → MEMSGSLTCVVVAVDGSEVSMEALRWALDNLKLSSPSPDSSFVVLHVQPSPSVAAGVSPGTIPFGGPSGLEVPAFTSAIEQHQKRITDTIMDHARLIFADRPVNVKTQVVVGDPKYKICETVENLHADLLVIGSRAHGRIKRMFLGSVSNYCTNHVHCPVVVIKPKGDSSE
- the LOC130508681 gene encoding universal stress protein A-like protein, with the protein product MEMSGSLTCVVVAVDGSEVSMEALRWALDNLKLSSPSPDSSFVVLHVQPSPSVAAGVSPGTIPFGGPSGLEVPAFTSAIEQHQKRITDTIMDHARLIFADIPVNVKTQVVVGDPKYKICETVENLHADLLVIGSRAHGRIKRMFLGSVSNYCTNHVHCPVVVIKPKGDSSE
- the LOC130508677 gene encoding probable ubiquitin-like-specific protease 2B isoform X2 — protein: MKKKSLDVFDFSEEDELAESASGKLLEKFANPSPSISPVLQRQRIQSLCQDKPDQKEEVEEGASCAEAATAVVDGHCEDAPALVTEAEDSTRDHLIESDVDHVNHGLAFGLSNDDHAKEAGVDDDNHGLMFGLNTEEHIKETEDHGLGSFSCQPSAESFYPEASSYSQPQLNSPLSDSSSSSEEQTDMMSAIDESLSDRSALSDDSDSEGDEDWMAERCLDDIEKIDRSTTVIMIPEYVVLKDMPSAASLVIFSCNDINHSSDHVVTLQIGLPNSVDDDSNTTSDHHQKVGVLSCGFSTLWQVEDVLFEPVRKTQDAMFFFKSPDGTWMPCAPKQSGVFHSDYNAGFSRKRARPKENYVSCESQIS
- the LOC130508677 gene encoding probable ubiquitin-like-specific protease 2B isoform X1; translation: MKKKSLDVFDFSEEDELAESASGKLLEKFANPSPSISPVLQRQRIQSLCQDKPDQKEEVEEGASCAEAATAVVDGHCEDAPALVTEAEDSTRDHLIESDVDHVNHGLAFGLSNDDHAKEAGVDDDNHGLMFGLNTEEHIKETEDHGLGSFSCQPSAESFYPEASSYSQPQLNSPLSDSSSSSEEEQTDMMSAIDESLSDRSALSDDSDSEGDEDWMAERCLDDIEKIDRSTTVIMIPEYVVLKDMPSAASLVIFSCNDINHSSDHVVTLQIGLPNSVDDDSNTTSDHHQKVGVLSCGFSTLWQVEDVLFEPVRKTQDAMFFFKSPDGTWMPCAPKQSGVFHSDYNAGFSRKRARPKENYVSCESQIS